In Ciconia boyciana chromosome 3, ASM3463844v1, whole genome shotgun sequence, a genomic segment contains:
- the CEP43 gene encoding centrosomal protein 43 isoform X4, which yields MAAAATEEDTELRDLLVQTLESSGVLNKIKAELRAAVFLALEEQEKVENKTPLLNGLDGRENLARDLGIIEAEGTVGGPLLLEVVRKCQQKKISGSGEVAPVLSDSLCPTSKSSDGRSSTHPIPNKVAETTQSDTSVSSGEASKRSIHFLPNETKLDPQLENKDLNTKEKSDPGVDEDDVEGDSFFDDPIPKPERTYGWKTEANKAGGLASLSDAPPLKSGLSSLTGAPSLKESDNLNRNSVLKDLRLVNAKLGSLELGNGDDDEYADDFNSTSHRSEKSDISIGEEIDEISVETEDSNASDKLEGITQDLSISRLSDVADYLEDVA from the exons GCAGAGTTGCGAGCAGCTGTTTTTCTGGCATTAGAAGAACAAGAGAAAGTAGAG AACAAAACACCTCTG ttaaaTGGCCTTGATGGTCGAGAAAACTTAGCTCGAGATTTGGGAATTATAGAAGCAGAAGGTACTGTGGGTGGTCCTCTGTTGTTGGAGGTTGTTAGAAAATGTCAGCAGAAAAAGATTTCAGGCAGCGGAGAA GTGGCTCCAGTTTTAAGTGATAGCCTGTGCCCCACATCAAAATCATCTGATGGAAGATCAAGTACACACCCCATACCAAATAAG GTGGCTGAAACCACTCAAAGTGATACAAGTGTCTCATCAGGGGAAGCAAGCAAAAGAAGCATTCATTTTCTGcctaatgaaacaaaattagaTCCTCAACTAGAAAACAAAGACTtaaataccaaagaaaaaagtgatcCAGGTGTGGATGAAGATGATGTAGAGGGAGATTCTTTTTTTGATGATCCTATACCCAAACCAGAAAGAACTTACGGCTG GAAAACTGAAGCTAATAAAGCAGGAGGTCTAGCATCCCTTTCTGATGCACCGCCTCTAAAAAGTGGGTTAAGCTCCCTGACTGGTGCACCTTCTCTAAAGGAGTCTGATA aTTTGAATAGAAACTCTGTTTTGAAAGACCTGCGGTTGGTGAATGCAAAACTGGGATCACTAGAATTAG gAAATGGAGATGACGATGAGTATGCTGATGACTTCAACAG tACTAGTCATCGCTCAGAAAAAAGTGATATCAGTATTGGTGAAGAAATAGATGAAATTTCTGTGGAAACAGAAGATTCAAATGCCAGTGATAAA ctTGAAGGCATCACGCAAGACCTTAGCATTTCTCGGTTAAGTGATGTTGCAGATTATCTAGAAGATGTGGCATAG
- the CEP43 gene encoding centrosomal protein 43 isoform X2 → MAAAATEEDTELRDLLVQTLESSGVLNKIKAELRAAVFLALEEQEKVENKTPLVNESLKSFLGTKDGRLVAGLVAEFLRFFNLDFTLAVFQPESSTLNGLDGRENLARDLGIIEAEGTVGGPLLLEVVRKCQQKKISGSGEVAPVLSDSLCPTSKSSDGRSSTHPIPNKVAETTQSDTSVSSGEASKRSIHFLPNETKLDPQLENKDLNTKEKSDPGVDEDDVEGDSFFDDPIPKPERTYGWKTEANKAGGLASLSDAPPLKSGLSSLTGAPSLKESDNLNRNSVLKDLRLVNAKLGSLELGNGDDDEYADDFNSTSHRSEKSDISIGEEIDEISVETEDSNASDKLEGITQDLSISRLSDVADYLEDVA, encoded by the exons GCAGAGTTGCGAGCAGCTGTTTTTCTGGCATTAGAAGAACAAGAGAAAGTAGAG AACAAAACACCTCTGGTAAATGAAAGCTTGAAAAGTTTTTTAGGTACAAAAGATG gTCGCTTGGTAGCAGGTCTTGTGGCAGAATTTCTACGGTTTTTCAATCTTGATTTTACATTGGCTGTTTTTCAGCCTGAATCAAGCACA ttaaaTGGCCTTGATGGTCGAGAAAACTTAGCTCGAGATTTGGGAATTATAGAAGCAGAAGGTACTGTGGGTGGTCCTCTGTTGTTGGAGGTTGTTAGAAAATGTCAGCAGAAAAAGATTTCAGGCAGCGGAGAA GTGGCTCCAGTTTTAAGTGATAGCCTGTGCCCCACATCAAAATCATCTGATGGAAGATCAAGTACACACCCCATACCAAATAAG GTGGCTGAAACCACTCAAAGTGATACAAGTGTCTCATCAGGGGAAGCAAGCAAAAGAAGCATTCATTTTCTGcctaatgaaacaaaattagaTCCTCAACTAGAAAACAAAGACTtaaataccaaagaaaaaagtgatcCAGGTGTGGATGAAGATGATGTAGAGGGAGATTCTTTTTTTGATGATCCTATACCCAAACCAGAAAGAACTTACGGCTG GAAAACTGAAGCTAATAAAGCAGGAGGTCTAGCATCCCTTTCTGATGCACCGCCTCTAAAAAGTGGGTTAAGCTCCCTGACTGGTGCACCTTCTCTAAAGGAGTCTGATA aTTTGAATAGAAACTCTGTTTTGAAAGACCTGCGGTTGGTGAATGCAAAACTGGGATCACTAGAATTAG gAAATGGAGATGACGATGAGTATGCTGATGACTTCAACAG tACTAGTCATCGCTCAGAAAAAAGTGATATCAGTATTGGTGAAGAAATAGATGAAATTTCTGTGGAAACAGAAGATTCAAATGCCAGTGATAAA ctTGAAGGCATCACGCAAGACCTTAGCATTTCTCGGTTAAGTGATGTTGCAGATTATCTAGAAGATGTGGCATAG
- the CEP43 gene encoding centrosomal protein 43 isoform X5: MAAAATEEDTELRDLLVQTLESSGVLNKIKLNGLDGRENLARDLGIIEAEGTVGGPLLLEVVRKCQQKKISGSGEVAPVLSDSLCPTSKSSDGRSSTHPIPNKVAETTQSDTSVSSGEASKRSIHFLPNETKLDPQLENKDLNTKEKSDPGVDEDDVEGDSFFDDPIPKPERTYGWKTEANKAGGLASLSDAPPLKSGLSSLTGAPSLKESDNLNRNSVLKDLRLVNAKLGSLELGNGDDDEYADDFNSTSHRSEKSDISIGEEIDEISVETEDSNASDKLEGITQDLSISRLSDVADYLEDVA, from the exons ttaaaTGGCCTTGATGGTCGAGAAAACTTAGCTCGAGATTTGGGAATTATAGAAGCAGAAGGTACTGTGGGTGGTCCTCTGTTGTTGGAGGTTGTTAGAAAATGTCAGCAGAAAAAGATTTCAGGCAGCGGAGAA GTGGCTCCAGTTTTAAGTGATAGCCTGTGCCCCACATCAAAATCATCTGATGGAAGATCAAGTACACACCCCATACCAAATAAG GTGGCTGAAACCACTCAAAGTGATACAAGTGTCTCATCAGGGGAAGCAAGCAAAAGAAGCATTCATTTTCTGcctaatgaaacaaaattagaTCCTCAACTAGAAAACAAAGACTtaaataccaaagaaaaaagtgatcCAGGTGTGGATGAAGATGATGTAGAGGGAGATTCTTTTTTTGATGATCCTATACCCAAACCAGAAAGAACTTACGGCTG GAAAACTGAAGCTAATAAAGCAGGAGGTCTAGCATCCCTTTCTGATGCACCGCCTCTAAAAAGTGGGTTAAGCTCCCTGACTGGTGCACCTTCTCTAAAGGAGTCTGATA aTTTGAATAGAAACTCTGTTTTGAAAGACCTGCGGTTGGTGAATGCAAAACTGGGATCACTAGAATTAG gAAATGGAGATGACGATGAGTATGCTGATGACTTCAACAG tACTAGTCATCGCTCAGAAAAAAGTGATATCAGTATTGGTGAAGAAATAGATGAAATTTCTGTGGAAACAGAAGATTCAAATGCCAGTGATAAA ctTGAAGGCATCACGCAAGACCTTAGCATTTCTCGGTTAAGTGATGTTGCAGATTATCTAGAAGATGTGGCATAG